A window from Gossypium raimondii isolate GPD5lz chromosome 7, ASM2569854v1, whole genome shotgun sequence encodes these proteins:
- the LOC105768283 gene encoding CLAVATA3/ESR (CLE)-related protein 25, with product MASNSLFKTFKHNRKIMGKSGRALRCFFAVAVLVGVVWLLFVSIVANRATITTKSTTVSSTGDLKHWEFVVDDFHFNYVSKRRVPNGPDPIHNRRVSKSRQPPGRA from the exons ATGGCTTCCAATTCTTTGTTCAAAACTTTTAAACACAATAGAAAGATTATGGGGAAGAGTGGTAGAGCTTTGAGGTGTTTCTTTGCAGTCGCCGTGCTTGTGGGAGTTGTTTGGTTATTGTTTGTTAGTATTGTAGCCAACCGAGCAACCATCACGACGAAATCGACAACGGTTTCCTCAACCGGAGATTTGAAACATTGGGAATTTGTTGTCGACGATTTCCATTTTAATTAtgtcagcaagagaagagttcCTAATGGACCTGATCCCATTCACAACAG GAGAGTATCAAAGTCTAGGCAACCACCAGGACGAGCCTAA